GGTGGAGGGGCAAGGCTCAGCCACTGGGCGGTCTGGCGAGCATATTTACCGAGTTAACCGAGGGCAACGGGACTGGGCTAGATTGACGATCGCAGAACCCAGGGGGTGAACTGCTGGCGTTGATGGAGCCATTGCGGGTTGCCGAGGCAGAGGTCAGCGGATTAGGGGTTGGGTTCCGTAGCATCTTGCTTTGAGAGCAGTCAGGGGAACCGGTGGGAGCGCTGGTCTCCAGAGGGGGTTAGTTAAACTGAGCAAATATACTCAACTGTTTTCAATCTTATTACATTGTGTAAATTTGTGTAACTTAATATTCTTTAAATCTTTCCTAGGTTTGACGTGCTTACGACTGCGATCGTTTATAGACCGACACAAAAGCCCGATCCAGCCTCCCGCCGCCCCACAAAAATCCCCTGACCCTAAACCGAGGTTCAGAGCAGGGGACTGGTAACTATTCAGGGGGGGACGAAGTTAGTAGGGTTTCAGCCCGACGATCGCCGGTCAGGACCGTCTCAAAGGAGTTCAGTTTACTGGGGAACCCTCGACCTTGGGTAGGGTTCTCGCCCCCGTGCCGACCCTCTGACCGCCAACCACCGGGGCAACCACGGGGGGATTGCCCCTACCAAAATCACGGATGGGAAATGGGGGGGGAATTACTGGGTTCGCTGAGCGATCGCCTTGGCGAACCAACTGCCCAACTGCAACGCCAGCAAGCCTGCCACAGGACTGCCGAGCCAGTAGAGGATTGCCGTTTGCTTTAGACCTTGGGCATTGAGCTTAGCCGTATCGAGGGCATAGCTGGAAAAGGTGGTGTAGGAGCCTAAAAAACCGGTGGCGATTCCTAAGACGATCGCATCAGAGACATTAAAGAACTTTTGGGCCACGAGGGTGATGAACCCGCCCATGAAAAAGCTGCCGGTAACATTGACCGCGAACGTGCCCAGGGGAAAGGTGGCTGAAAACCGGCTGAGGTATAGCCCCAGGTAATAGCGGGATAGTGCCCCTCCCACTGCGCCAAGGGCCACAGCAAGGGGATATCTGAGGGGAGGCAGGGACATAGGGAGCCAGTTGTCTCACAACATCAGCTCCAATGTACCGGTTCCGGGTCGATCGGCAGTAGGGCAACGTAACGTGATGGGTAACGTATGGGAAACCCTTATCTCCCAGCCCCGTCTAGGGAACCCATTTAATCGTTGCTCCAATCTTCCCGTCCTAGGAGATCAGAGACACGATCGCGCAATAAATAGCCGTTATCTTCTAGCTCTTGTTCCACCACTTCCCATTCCCGTGCAGGGATATATTGGCACAGAACATAGAGGGGTTGTTGCCGAGCGATACAGCCTGTGTCAACTAAGTGACGGGCTTCATCGCGAATCATGTTGATGGCGTAGTGGACGATGGGTGTGCTGAGGGTAGGAGACATAATGACCTTTTTGGGGAGGGGCGAGAGACAAATCGCAAGGGCAGAACCCACTCCCATTGCCATGGTAAAAGGCAGGGGTAATGGGGCTGATGAACAGACATGATTCTCAACTGAGGAATCGAAAATACTTGAGGTACTGTGATCAAATGTAACGGATTTAACGGATTTAACCCACATTCAGCAGGTTTCTAAGATAAACAGAAAATTAAGGGAACCCAGAGCCAGAGGGGGATAGAGCAAGATCAAGGGGATAGAGCTGTTCCTCCCTTGAGAGAGCAGGATGCTCAACTCAAGCAATAGTATTTTTGACAGTGGCTTCCCAAAAATCTCAAGACTAGACGTTGAAATTCAGTCAATTTAATCAAGACTTGACCCCATCTATCAAGACTACATGAATCGATTGAAAACCCTGAAAAATCCATCGTAAAGTCGGTCGAGCAGTCGGCTTCCCTTTTTTGATTGNNNNNNNNNNNNNNNNNNNNNNNNNNNNNNNNNNNNNNNNNNNNNNNNNNNNNNNNNNNNNNNNNNNNNNNNNNNNNNNNNNNNNNNNNNNNNNNNNNNNGGGATTTAAAGCTAACGCAGTGATGACATCTGGGGTTGCCCCCGTTTCCCTCTGGGGTTGCCCCTCGGATCCGAGGGAGGTTGTCCAGGCTAGAGGCGGGGAGAAACGAGCCTCGATCGACGACTCTGCCGTTGTGGGGAGTAGGAGATTAGACATTATGCCCTTGACTCCCTTGGGTAAATAGCTATAGATATTAACCAAAATCTTTGGATAACCAGCGAAATATGCATATCCGTAGCACTAGACTTTGTGGTTCAAATGGGGCGACTCCTTGGCGGCTAGGGAGGTCTGCTGGGTCTAGGTCTGCTGGGTCTAGGTCTGCTGGGTCTCTGGGTCGGGTGGAGATCGCAGTGTTGTCAGTTTGGGGCAGTTGGGGACTCAGTAGCGGGGGAGCCAGTGCTGCGGCCTTCCCACCGGTTGCGGGGGCTGGGGGGGAGGTGCTGGCGGTCTTAGGGGGGGAGCCAGAGGAGGGGGTGATCCTGAATCTAGGGCCAGATCCTGCGGGTTTACTGGGTTTACAAGGTGCGGCGGGTTCACTAGTTGCAGACGAGCGACAGATTGCAGACGAGCTAGGGATTGCAAACGAGCTAGGGATTGCAGACGAGCTACAAGTTACAGACGATCTACAGGTTGCAGACGAGCTAGGGATTGCAGACGAGCTACCAGTTACAAACGAGCTACAAGTTACAGACGAGCTACAGGTTGCGGCGGGTTCACCCGCTACAGAGGGGCTACAGGTTGCGGAGATCTCTCCAGGCTCAGAGGGAGCCGCAGGCATTGAATTGGCCCAGACCCCCCCGGTGGATCGGGTGCGCGATCGCGTTGATCCCCAACTCTTGCGCGATGCCCAAGATCCCGCCGATCGCCTAGACCCGGTGCCCGATCGCTTCGAGTCCCCCAGGGAGCAACCCGATTCCTTGCCGCCCCCGGAGCAATTGTTGCAACCGGCCAACCCCAGTCCAGGCTTAGGGGATAGGCTGGGGGAACCGGAGACAATTCAGGTCGATCGCTATGAGGTGCTGGGGAGCACGGTGTTTAGTGCCGAGACCTTGGCCACCGCCACCCAACCCTTTACAGGGCCGTCTGTGTCCTTTGCCCAACTACTCCAGGCTCGATCGGCAGTGACCCAGCTTTATGAAGACGGGGGGTATATCTACTCCTTGGCCTTTTTGCCGGAGCAAACCCTGGAGGGGGGGGTGGTGACCCTGCAAGTCATTGAGACCAGCCTGACGGAGGTGACCGTGGAGGGTCTGGGGCGCTTGCGGGATAGTTACGTCACCAGCCGGGTACGCAAGGCCACGGGCACCCCCCTCCAGCGGGATCGGCTGCTCCAGGGTCTGCGGTTGCTCCAGTTGGATCCCCTGCTGCAAACCCTGTCTGCTGAGCTATCCATGGGGTTGCGTCCGGGGGAAAGTACGCTACACCTGACGGTGACCCAGGCTCCCACCTTCACCATGGGGGCGGGTTTTGATAATGGTCGGGTCCCCAGTGTGGGCAGTTTCCGCCGTCAGTTTTCGGTGCGGGAAGGGAATTTGTTGGGGTTTGGGGATGGCTTGGGAGTGCGCTACAACAACACCCAGGCTAGCAACTCCGTGGATGTGGACTATACCCTGCCCATCAATGCCCGCAATGGCACCCTCAGCTTGCTCTATAGTCGCAGTGGCAGTCAGGTCATTGAAGAACCCTTTGATATTTTGGAGATTCGATCGGCGGCCCAAACCTGGGATCTGTCCCTGCGCCAACCCCTGTACCAAACCCCGACCCAGGAATTTGCGGTGGGCCTAGGACTGAATCACCGTTCCACCACCACCTCCCTGGAAGTGGAGGGAACCCGTTTTGATTTTCCCCTGTCCCAGGGGGCTGGGGACGATGGCAGAACCCGCCTTTCGGTGGTCAACATTACCCAGGACTGGACGCGGCGGGGGGCTAGCCAAGTGTTGGGGTTCCGCTCCCAGTTCAATCTGGGAACCGACTGGCTTGGTGCCACCCAAAACAGCGATCAGCCGGATAGTAGCTTTTTTAGTTGGCAGGGCCAGGGCCAATGGGTGCGGCAGTTTGCCCCCGATACCCTGCTGTTGGTGAAGGGGAATCTGCAACTGGCCGATCGCCCCCTGTTGTCTTTGGAGCAATTCAGTAATGGGGGCTTTGGCAGTGTCCGGGGCTATCGCCAGGATCAGCTCCTGACGGATAATGGCTTTTTTGGCTCGATCGAGGCCCGCATCCCCATTTTTCGCATTCGTCAAATCAACAGTGTGGCCCAGGTGACCCCCTTTTTCGACTATGGGGTGGGCTGGAACAGCGGCGAGGGGGACAATCCTAGCCAACGGCGGTTGGCCTCGGTGGGGGTGGGGTTGCGGTGGGGGTTTGCCGATCGGGTCACTGCCCGCCTCGATTGGGGTCTGCCCTTGATTAATAACGACGACAATGACTATGGTTCCCTCCAGGAACATGGCTTTTTGTTTTCCATTGAGACTGATCTCTCCCCGTTTTAGGGGCGATCGTGTACCCACCAGACTGTGTACCCACCAGACTATGTACCCACCAGACTATGTACCCACGAGGGAGATAATGAATGCGCTCTTGTTCCCCTCCAAGGAGGGGTTAGGGGTGGTTTTCACCTTGCGATCGCAGCCCATGAGTTGGGTATCAAACGGACCCACTACTTCAGTTACCGGCGGGGATGGGGGATGAATTCCACCTCATCCGATCGAATCAGCATCTCGAAATGTTCAAAGAAGTTTTGCCCCAATAGCCCTTCGGTACTGGTTTCCACAATATTGACCTCCAGATTACGCACCACGGCCTCGCCGACAGCGATGGAATCAACACGACTGGTGCCCACTTCAATGACCCGGCCATCGGCCACGCGGGTGTATTGCCGTCCCGTGATCGACAAGCCCAGGGTGCGAGCCATGGTAGCGGTGAGGGTGGTGGTGGTGCAGCCTGTGTCCAGTACCAGATCCAAGGGGTAGCGCCCCTGGAAGACCACTTCCAGCACGGGGCTATTGGCTGCTCGATATTTAATGGGAACCCGAATCCGATCGGGGGTCGGAGGCACTTGCAGGGTTTTAATTTTTTGTTGGAGGCGATCGTGGGTGCGGCGATCGCCCTGACCCAGACTGAGGGAGGCCGCTTGGCGATAGTGGGCAATGGCATCCGTCAGCTTGCCTTGGGCTTCATAGAGATTGCCCCGCCCTTCCTGGAGGCTGGGGGAGTCGGGTTCCAGGTGCAGCGCCCGATCGTAGTCCGCCAGGGCCGCGTCCCACTGTGCCAACTGGCCCTGGGCCTGTCCCCGCAACACCCAAGCCGCCGTTGTTTCTGGGCTGAGATCCAGCCACCGGCTAAAGTCCACCACAGCCCCCTGGGCATCCCCCAGCTTTAGCCGTAAGCGTCCCCGTTCCCCATAGAGATCACCCCGGTGGGGATTCCCTTGCAAGACCCGCCCTAAATCGACTAAAGCTGCTTCCACCCGTCCCAAACGGCCCAAAATCACGCCCCGCTGGGCGAGGACTTCCAGATCCTGGGGAGCCACCTGCAACACCCAGTTCACATCCTCCAGTGCCCCTTGGTAGTCCCCTCGATCGATTTTCTGCTGAACGGTTCTTAAATACTGTTGGGTAATGGGATCGCTGGAGGGGGTTGGCCCGCCCCGCTGACCTTGGCTCTGGCCTGGGGGTTGGGGGGCAGATCTGGGTTTGGGGGGTGAGGTGCGATCGGTGGTGCCTTGGGCCACCGTTGGCGAGATAACCGGAGATACCCCCAGGGGAGTCACCCTAGGATCGAGGGGGGGGGCGGTCTTGGGCTGGGCCGGGGTGGATCCCGCCGTTAGGTGTTGCTGCCACTGGGCGATCTGGTGGCGACACTGGTCAATACTGGCTTGATCCTGGGGGGCTTGGTAGTGGCGAATGGCTTGGCCATAGGCCGCGATCGCGGCGGCCCACTGTCCCTGTTGTCCCTGGGCCTTGCCCAGCAGTCGATGGGCCGCTGGCCATTGGGGTCGCAACTGGAGGGCTTGGAGGGCATCCAGTTCCGCCAATGCCCCCTGACCCAAGTTGAGATGGGCCATGGCACGGCCATAATAGGCGGCAGCACTGGGGGCGATCCTTAAGGCGGCGCTGTAGTCCGTCACGGCCCCCGCAAAGTCTTGGAGTTTCAGGCGCAATTGTCCCTGTTCTAACCAAGTCTCCCCCCCATCCGTAGCAGGGGACGGGGATTTTTCATCAGCAACACCCATGGCAATTTGTCCTGGAGGAATCTAGTCATGATTGCTATACAGCAGTCCTAAATCAGTTGTAGGCATCTCGATGGCTGAAACCCTTAGTGTGGTGTGCCCCCGGAGGGGGCACACCACACGATCCATTTAGGACTGCTGTAGATTCATTAAGCTGGCTTCTTGGGGGAACTCGCTGCGTAGGACTTCATAGAAATGGGGGCGATATAGAAATGGGGGCGATCGTTAAACATCTCAAAAACCCCCTCCATTGAGGTCAAGCGCAACAGGGTCGCCATTTGATTTCTGACACCACAAATCGAGAAGCGAATTCCTCCCCGTTGAGCTTCTTTGGCCACACGAACCAGGGCGGCTAACCCTGCACTGCCCACAAAACTAATGCTAGAGCAGTCTAGCAAAACCACTTGAGGACTCGTGCTTTGAATCCGGGCCTGAACCATTTTTGACATGCTCCCCGACCTAAAGGTGTGGGGAGCATGTCAATGCTGGGGTTTAGTCTTGGAGGCCAGTCTTAGGGGACGTGTCTAGGGCGGGTACTGCTATACAATGCTGGGGTGAATGACGATCGACACCCCAGCACCGCTATGATTGGGAGCAGGCCGAAATTTCGTAAATTGACCCTGATTGTTTTCAAGCCTTCCCCCTCACCCGATCTGGGCACGACCCTGTGTCGCGATCGTCCTGGGCCAGATACAGCAGTCCTCAATGGGTCGTGTGGTGTGCGCCCGGACAGCGACACCACACCAAGGGTTTCAGCCGTCGAGATCCTTACAACTGATTTAGGGTTGCTGTAGGTCTATGGGATTGCAGAGGTAGTAGGCCGATGTCCCAACCGAATAGAAACATGAATAGTCTGTGGTTATCGTACCCTAAGGCCGTCCATTGGTGACGATCGTTGTAGTCTGGCTGAATGCTCAAGAGTTTGATGAGTCCAAGGCTTTAGCCTGAGCGATCCCTGTCTTTGCGACTGAGTTCTTCCGTTTCGATTGATCATTGACACTTAAAAAGAGACACTTAAAAAGATCCCATGGAAGTTTCTAAGCTTTTATTGCGTTACCAGGAAGGACAGCGGGATTTTCGCCAGGTTTCCCTGCGGGCAGCGAACTTAGCCCGAGCGCAATTGGCTTTTGTCAATTTTGATCAAGGGGACTTGCGGGAAGCCAACCTGAAGGCAGCACAGCTTGCGGGGGCTAACTTGGAGGGGGCCGAACTCACCAACGCCAACTTAGCAGGGGCCAATCTCTTGGGGGCAACGTTGCTGTCGGCCCGGTTGATTCGGACCAACTTGGAGGGGGCGCTGCTGAGTGGGGCAGATTTGCGGGGTGCCATCTTGAAGCAGGCTAACCTCCGCAATGCGTCCTGTGTGGGCATTGATCTCAGTGGGGCAGATTTGCAGGGGGCCAATCTCAAAGACATCAACCTCAAGGATGCGAACCTGAGGGGGGCTAATCTGATGGGTGCCCAGTGGGATCGGGCTGATGTGGAAGGGGCGCATTTTGATGGTGCCATCATGCCCAATGGGGAATATGTGGTGCCTGAAGAAATGTCGAATGCCTCCCCTGGGGGAATTGACGAGTTTAATTTCCCCACGATCGAAGAACGGATTGATGATCTTAATTTCCCCACCTTGGAGCGATCGTTCTCGGACGAAGACTCTCAGCCCGCCTCAGCCCCCCTGCCGCAGAACCCCGGATCCGAGGTGGGCACCCTATTATTTGGTGACGTTAGCTTAGATACGGTGGGCAATGTCAATGCCCCTGCTAGCTCGTCCCCCAGTGGGGTCCAGGGTCGGTTTATGCCCACTGGGATGGCTGGAGCGTCCGATCGAGGGACTCCCCTTGGGGCAGGAACGGGGGGGGATCTACAGGTCTGGATTCGATCGAAGCTGCAAAAGCAGAATCAATACCAGTTCCGCCGCCTTGTGGCCCAAGCCTACGGCAACCAATGTGCCGTAACCGGCAGTCGTATCCAACCGGTGCTAAAGGTGGTGAGCATTGCCGAAGGGACTAAGACGGGTCAGGATCATCCCTCCAATGGCATTTTGCTGCGATCGGACTTCGCCATTCTTTTCCGCGAACATTTGGTTGCCATTGAACCCACCACCGGCACCCTCTTGCTTGCCCCCAGTTTGCGGGAATCAGACTATCAAGTTTGGGAAAATAAACCCCTCGATTTGCCTGCTAAAGAGTCAGAGAAGCCAGATGTGGTGCTATTGCAACAGCACATCAGTGCCTGTCGCTGGTATCAAGCAGAGCAAAGTGTCCAGCAACGGCAACGTGCCACCAAGGTCGCCGGAGCAACCCAGGCTAGGCATCTGTGGCGATCGGCCTTGCAGAACCTCTTGGGGACGAAGAAGCCGGAACCCGATCCCCCCCTGGAATCCAGTGCCAACCCTGGGGTTGGGGTGGCAGCAACTCCCGCCGCGCCGTTATCCCCCACTGTCCTTCGAGAACCGGAGACCGCCAATGTTGGGGTTGATGCGGTGCATCGTGATGATGTGCCCACATCTTGGAATCCGACGAGTTCCAGCAGTATTCCTAAGGCGACTTCCCCAGCCGTTCCTGCCCCGATCGCGATCCCAGAGACACCACCGGAGGCAGTGCCTGAGGAACAGACAGAGGGGGTGACCGGGATTATAGGCTC
The nucleotide sequence above comes from Prochlorothrix hollandica PCC 9006 = CALU 1027. Encoded proteins:
- the crcB gene encoding fluoride efflux transporter CrcB, which codes for MALGAVGGALSRYYLGLYLSRFSATFPLGTFAVNVTGSFFMGGFITLVAQKFFNVSDAIVLGIATGFLGSYTTFSSYALDTAKLNAQGLKQTAILYWLGSPVAGLLALQLGSWFAKAIAQRTQ
- a CDS encoding DUF4327 family protein: MAMGVGSALAICLSPLPKKVIMSPTLSTPIVHYAINMIRDEARHLVDTGCIARQQPLYVLCQYIPAREWEVVEQELEDNGYLLRDRVSDLLGREDWSND
- a CDS encoding ShlB/FhaC/HecB family hemolysin secretion/activation protein, with amino-acid sequence MLSVWGSWGLSSGGASAAAFPPVAGAGGEVLAVLGGEPEEGVILNLGPDPAGLLGLQGAAGSLVADERQIADELGIANELGIADELQVTDDLQVADELGIADELPVTNELQVTDELQVAAGSPATEGLQVAEISPGSEGAAGIELAQTPPVDRVRDRVDPQLLRDAQDPADRLDPVPDRFESPREQPDSLPPPEQLLQPANPSPGLGDRLGEPETIQVDRYEVLGSTVFSAETLATATQPFTGPSVSFAQLLQARSAVTQLYEDGGYIYSLAFLPEQTLEGGVVTLQVIETSLTEVTVEGLGRLRDSYVTSRVRKATGTPLQRDRLLQGLRLLQLDPLLQTLSAELSMGLRPGESTLHLTVTQAPTFTMGAGFDNGRVPSVGSFRRQFSVREGNLLGFGDGLGVRYNNTQASNSVDVDYTLPINARNGTLSLLYSRSGSQVIEEPFDILEIRSAAQTWDLSLRQPLYQTPTQEFAVGLGLNHRSTTTSLEVEGTRFDFPLSQGAGDDGRTRLSVVNITQDWTRRGASQVLGFRSQFNLGTDWLGATQNSDQPDSSFFSWQGQGQWVRQFAPDTLLLVKGNLQLADRPLLSLEQFSNGGFGSVRGYRQDQLLTDNGFFGSIEARIPIFRIRQINSVAQVTPFFDYGVGWNSGEGDNPSQRRLASVGVGLRWGFADRVTARLDWGLPLINNDDNDYGSLQEHGFLFSIETDLSPF
- a CDS encoding tetratricopeptide repeat protein, which encodes MGVADEKSPSPATDGGETWLEQGQLRLKLQDFAGAVTDYSAALRIAPSAAAYYGRAMAHLNLGQGALAELDALQALQLRPQWPAAHRLLGKAQGQQGQWAAAIAAYGQAIRHYQAPQDQASIDQCRHQIAQWQQHLTAGSTPAQPKTAPPLDPRVTPLGVSPVISPTVAQGTTDRTSPPKPRSAPQPPGQSQGQRGGPTPSSDPITQQYLRTVQQKIDRGDYQGALEDVNWVLQVAPQDLEVLAQRGVILGRLGRVEAALVDLGRVLQGNPHRGDLYGERGRLRLKLGDAQGAVVDFSRWLDLSPETTAAWVLRGQAQGQLAQWDAALADYDRALHLEPDSPSLQEGRGNLYEAQGKLTDAIAHYRQAASLSLGQGDRRTHDRLQQKIKTLQVPPTPDRIRVPIKYRAANSPVLEVVFQGRYPLDLVLDTGCTTTTLTATMARTLGLSITGRQYTRVADGRVIEVGTSRVDSIAVGEAVVRNLEVNIVETSTEGLLGQNFFEHFEMLIRSDEVEFIPHPRR
- a CDS encoding STAS domain-containing protein, with product MVQARIQSTSPQVVLLDCSSISFVGSAGLAALVRVAKEAQRGGIRFSICGVRNQMATLLRLTSMEGVFEMFNDRPHFYIAPISMKSYAASSPKKPA